The proteins below are encoded in one region of Effusibacillus dendaii:
- a CDS encoding acyl-CoA dehydrogenase family protein translates to MDFKLPEEIVSLCQTVRDFVANEVEPVAHLIEENDQIPEKIERMAKEMGLFGLSIPEEYGGLGLDMVGKCAVFEELGKTHNGFTTFVGTHNGIGSVGIVELGNEEQKGRYLPKMATGEWMGAFALTEPSAGSNAANIKTAAVRKGDRYIINGSKHYITNAKEAHVFTVMAVTDPSKGPKGITSFIVEKDFPGFVVGKVEKKMGLHGSHSCELFFEDLEVPVENRLGEEGQGYVNALKILTNGRAGLAARNLGSCQYLLDKSVQFAMERVQFDKPIIEQQAVLHMLSEMALEIEALRSMVYRVAWMTDQGMNVIKEAAMVKLFGSEVYNRVADKAVQVHGGIGYIAEYPIERFYRDARITRIYEGTSEIQKNIIGAQLIKEYQKKHTGV, encoded by the coding sequence ATGGATTTTAAATTGCCGGAAGAGATTGTCTCACTGTGTCAGACGGTAAGGGACTTTGTTGCAAATGAAGTGGAACCGGTTGCCCATTTGATCGAAGAAAACGATCAAATCCCGGAAAAAATCGAACGAATGGCGAAAGAAATGGGCCTGTTTGGACTCAGTATCCCTGAGGAATACGGCGGTCTTGGACTTGATATGGTCGGAAAATGCGCCGTTTTTGAAGAGTTGGGCAAAACGCACAACGGTTTCACGACATTTGTCGGCACCCATAACGGAATCGGCTCTGTCGGAATTGTGGAGCTCGGAAATGAAGAACAAAAAGGCCGCTACCTGCCAAAAATGGCTACCGGCGAATGGATGGGGGCATTTGCGTTGACCGAACCCAGCGCCGGTTCGAACGCCGCCAACATCAAAACCGCTGCCGTCCGCAAAGGGGACCGCTATATTATCAACGGCTCGAAGCATTACATTACGAATGCGAAAGAGGCCCACGTGTTTACCGTTATGGCGGTGACCGATCCGTCGAAAGGACCGAAAGGAATCACCTCTTTTATCGTAGAGAAAGACTTCCCCGGCTTTGTTGTCGGCAAAGTAGAGAAGAAGATGGGACTGCACGGCTCCCACTCCTGCGAACTGTTTTTTGAAGATTTGGAAGTGCCTGTAGAGAACCGGCTGGGTGAGGAAGGACAAGGGTATGTGAACGCGCTGAAGATTTTGACAAACGGCCGTGCCGGATTGGCTGCCCGAAACCTTGGTTCCTGCCAGTATTTGCTCGATAAATCGGTGCAGTTTGCAATGGAGCGGGTGCAATTTGACAAACCGATCATTGAACAGCAGGCGGTGCTTCATATGCTGTCCGAAATGGCGCTGGAAATTGAGGCGCTGCGTTCGATGGTATACCGTGTGGCCTGGATGACTGATCAAGGAATGAATGTGATCAAAGAGGCGGCGATGGTGAAACTGTTTGGTTCCGAAGTGTATAACCGGGTAGCCGACAAGGCGGTGCAGGTGCACGGAGGAATCGGGTACATCGCCGAATATCCGATTGAGCGTTTTTATCGGGATGCCCGTATTACACGGATTTATGAGGGTACCTCGGAAATCCAGAAAAATATTATTGGAGCCCAATTGATCAAGGAATATCAGAAAAAACATACGGGGGTTTAA
- a CDS encoding 3-hydroxyacyl-CoA dehydrogenase, translated as MQKITVIGTGVMGRGIAYAAAVGGFQVTVHDVKQEAMDRALETIRADLDSGVTRGKLTQEAADAALQRIKTSGDLRDAAKDADLVIEAVLEIMDLKMGIFRQLDEICPPHTILATNTSTMSPTEIASATKRADRCVAMHFFNPVPKMKLCEIIRGMDTSDETVKIARTVAEQMGKEAVEVNEFPGFVPGRINALVGNEAMYMMMEGVASAEDIDKAIKLGLGYPMGPLELADLVGLDTRLRNLEYLHQTLGEKYRPCPLLSKYVKAGRLGKKSGRGIFEYDEKGNKLPKKG; from the coding sequence ATTCAAAAAATTACAGTAATCGGAACAGGCGTGATGGGACGGGGAATCGCTTATGCAGCTGCCGTTGGAGGGTTTCAGGTAACCGTTCATGACGTGAAGCAGGAGGCGATGGACCGGGCTCTGGAAACCATTCGGGCTGATCTTGACTCCGGCGTCACTCGCGGAAAACTGACGCAGGAAGCGGCAGACGCTGCCCTGCAGCGAATCAAAACGTCCGGCGATCTGCGGGATGCTGCCAAAGATGCGGATCTGGTGATTGAAGCAGTCCTCGAAATTATGGATTTAAAAATGGGAATTTTTCGGCAACTGGATGAAATTTGCCCGCCTCATACGATACTGGCGACTAACACGTCGACGATGAGTCCGACCGAAATCGCTTCCGCCACAAAGCGGGCGGATCGTTGCGTGGCGATGCATTTTTTCAATCCGGTGCCGAAAATGAAACTGTGTGAAATTATTCGCGGCATGGACACATCGGACGAAACGGTGAAGATCGCAAGAACGGTCGCTGAGCAAATGGGAAAAGAAGCGGTTGAAGTGAATGAGTTTCCGGGATTTGTTCCGGGACGGATCAACGCGTTGGTCGGAAATGAAGCGATGTATATGATGATGGAAGGAGTCGCCAGTGCGGAAGACATTGATAAAGCGATCAAACTGGGGCTTGGCTACCCGATGGGGCCTCTTGAGCTGGCCGATTTGGTGGGGTTGGATACCCGCCTTCGGAATCTCGAATACCTGCATCAGACACTTGGTGAAAAATACCGTCCCTGCCCCCTGCTCAGCAAATATGTAAAAGCGGGGCGACTCGGCAAAAAGTCGGGACGGGGCATTTTTGAATATGACGAAAAAGGCAACAAGCTGCCGAAGAAGGGATGA
- a CDS encoding DUF3870 domain-containing protein, whose protein sequence is MYNGKSIFIAGHAKLPQGMAAKSVFETLTITAEVDHKYGVILQASCTLATEHGRDFIGMLIRGCSLRDGIEEPIQLVQKHYRGKAQHALVAALRDLQTQYEGLDE, encoded by the coding sequence ATGTATAACGGAAAATCGATTTTTATTGCCGGACATGCCAAACTGCCGCAGGGGATGGCGGCCAAAAGCGTGTTTGAAACGCTGACCATTACAGCGGAAGTAGATCACAAGTACGGTGTGATTTTGCAAGCTTCCTGCACGCTTGCCACGGAACACGGCCGTGATTTTATCGGAATGCTGATCCGTGGCTGCAGTTTACGGGATGGAATCGAGGAGCCGATTCAACTGGTGCAGAAACATTACCGCGGCAAAGCGCAGCATGCGCTGGTTGCCGCCTTGCGGGATTTGCAGACACAGTATGAAGGTTTGGATGAATGA
- a CDS encoding acyl-CoA dehydrogenase family protein: MNFALSEEQEAVRKLVRSFVDKEIMPYIQEWDANHHFEPSVLKRLAELELMGVCIPEKYGGSGMDYNTLAIVCDELERGDTAFRTAVSVHTGLNSMTVLQWGNEFQKQKYLTPQAKGEKLAAFGLTEPGAGSDVAAMVTTARKDGDSYILNGSKLWISLADYADNFLIFAYTDKSKKHNGISCFIVERTFPGVTTRAIKGKLGIRAGNTGEVILEDVRVPAENLLGEEGEGFKIAMSALDNGRFTVAAGACGTIQACLEASLKYCHERETFGKKIGQHQLVQQMIAKMVAGLETSRLLVYRAGWLKNQGVRNTRETSLAKWIACDAAWEAASDAVQIHGAYGYSNEYPVERYLRNAKAPVIYEGTREIHTIMQAEYALGYRKDKPLNKMLPKWPFEDVRDILE, translated from the coding sequence ATGAATTTTGCGCTGAGTGAAGAGCAAGAAGCGGTCCGCAAACTGGTTCGTTCATTTGTTGACAAAGAAATTATGCCTTACATCCAGGAATGGGATGCCAATCATCATTTTGAACCGAGCGTATTGAAGCGTTTGGCCGAGTTGGAACTGATGGGGGTTTGTATACCGGAGAAATATGGCGGCAGCGGCATGGACTACAATACGCTGGCAATTGTCTGCGACGAACTGGAGCGCGGCGACACTGCATTCCGGACGGCTGTATCCGTGCATACCGGCTTGAACAGCATGACTGTTCTGCAGTGGGGCAACGAATTTCAGAAACAGAAATACCTCACCCCGCAAGCGAAAGGGGAAAAATTGGCCGCTTTCGGCTTGACCGAACCGGGTGCCGGTTCCGACGTGGCGGCGATGGTGACGACGGCTCGCAAAGACGGCGATTCCTATATTCTGAATGGTTCCAAACTGTGGATTTCGTTGGCCGATTATGCGGACAATTTCCTGATTTTTGCTTACACCGACAAATCCAAAAAACATAACGGCATCAGCTGTTTTATCGTGGAACGTACGTTCCCTGGCGTAACGACACGTGCCATCAAAGGGAAACTGGGAATCCGTGCCGGCAACACAGGCGAAGTGATTCTGGAAGATGTGCGGGTGCCGGCTGAAAACTTGCTTGGCGAAGAAGGGGAAGGGTTTAAGATCGCCATGTCGGCGCTTGACAACGGCCGTTTCACGGTAGCTGCCGGTGCTTGCGGAACGATTCAAGCCTGCCTGGAAGCGAGCCTCAAATATTGCCACGAACGGGAAACGTTCGGCAAAAAAATCGGCCAGCACCAATTGGTGCAGCAGATGATCGCCAAAATGGTAGCCGGTTTGGAAACTTCTCGTCTACTTGTTTACCGTGCAGGCTGGCTGAAAAATCAGGGAGTCCGCAATACGCGGGAAACGTCGCTGGCCAAGTGGATTGCCTGTGACGCTGCCTGGGAAGCGGCATCCGATGCGGTCCAAATTCACGGCGCATACGGCTATTCCAACGAATATCCAGTCGAGCGTTACCTGCGGAACGCGAAAGCTCCCGTTATTTATGAAGGAACCCGTGAAATCCACACGATTATGCAGGCCGAATATGCGCTGGGTTACCGGAAGGACAAACCGCTTAACAAAATGCTGCCGAAATGGCCGTTTGAAGACGTCCGGGACATCCTGGAATAG
- a CDS encoding CaiB/BaiF CoA transferase family protein, producing the protein MRALEGLIVIDLTRVLAGPYCTMLLGDLGADVIKIEGPGGSDETRTWGPPFKGDQSAYYLTANRNKRALTLNLKDPEARDILREMVRTADVLIQNFKTGSMEKWGLSYEDLSQLNPGLVYCSISGFGQYGPYSELPGYDYIVQAMGGMMSITGSEQSGPMKVGVAIADLATGMYCTIAILAALRERESSGKGQHLDISLLDSQISLLANVASNYLVSGQIPKRYGNEHPNIVPYQTFATRDGEMVVTVGNDRQFQKLCQLIGLPQLAENPDFQTNSARVANRERLIEILQAEFNRQTSQEWLKQLTSAGIPAGPINNMQDLFNDPHVTARDMKVEIPHPTVGSVTLVGSPLKLSRTPVEIRRHPPLPGEHADEILREYGFTEEQIRDWRARGII; encoded by the coding sequence ATGAGAGCGCTGGAAGGTTTGATAGTGATTGATCTGACTCGTGTGCTGGCCGGTCCTTACTGCACGATGCTGCTGGGCGATTTGGGCGCGGATGTGATTAAGATTGAAGGGCCGGGCGGCAGCGATGAAACGCGCACCTGGGGCCCGCCGTTTAAGGGCGACCAGAGCGCCTATTATCTGACGGCGAATCGCAATAAGCGAGCGCTGACCTTGAACCTGAAAGATCCGGAAGCGCGTGACATTCTCCGTGAAATGGTGCGTACCGCCGATGTCCTGATTCAGAATTTTAAAACAGGCAGTATGGAGAAGTGGGGGCTCAGTTATGAGGATCTGAGCCAGTTAAACCCCGGACTGGTCTATTGTTCGATCAGCGGGTTTGGCCAGTACGGCCCGTATTCGGAACTGCCAGGCTATGATTACATTGTACAGGCGATGGGCGGCATGATGAGCATCACCGGCAGCGAACAGTCGGGACCGATGAAAGTCGGTGTGGCGATTGCCGACTTGGCGACCGGCATGTACTGTACAATTGCCATTTTGGCAGCATTGCGGGAACGGGAATCATCGGGAAAAGGACAGCACCTCGATATTTCCCTGTTGGATTCCCAAATCTCGCTGCTCGCAAATGTGGCCAGCAATTATCTGGTGTCGGGCCAGATTCCAAAACGATACGGCAACGAGCATCCCAATATTGTTCCTTATCAAACATTTGCCACCCGCGACGGGGAAATGGTGGTCACGGTCGGAAACGACCGGCAGTTTCAGAAATTGTGCCAGTTGATAGGTCTTCCGCAGTTGGCAGAAAACCCTGATTTTCAAACAAATTCCGCCCGGGTTGCCAATCGCGAGCGGTTGATTGAAATTCTGCAGGCAGAATTCAATCGCCAAACGTCGCAAGAATGGCTCAAACAGTTGACGTCAGCCGGGATTCCAGCCGGTCCCATCAACAACATGCAGGACCTGTTTAATGATCCGCATGTGACAGCCCGAGACATGAAGGTAGAAATTCCTCATCCGACGGTCGGCAGCGTGACTTTGGTCGGCAGTCCGTTAAAATTATCCCGCACACCGGTAGAGATTCGCCGTCATCCGCCGCTGCCGGGCGAACATGCAGATGAAATTTTGCGGGAATACGGATTTACGGAAGAGCAGATTCGTGATTGGAGAGCCAGGGGGATTATTTAA
- a CDS encoding MBL fold metallo-hydrolase — protein MGIRITDTIELIVGTNPQFPGLKCCNTLYINDDIQTLIDTGAGQQLQERIQTGELANIDRIVHTHLHPDHTNYDHLFPDAELWVPEAEAYVMEDWENFFRFNDTIRFGYEEAKKFATRLGYRPRKVDGTVADGDKISFGKTVLQAIYAPGHSVGHTLFWHEESGMLLGADIDLSRFGPWYGNPGSDIDETIRSIEKVMEIKPKIYISCHLQEVVTEGLNERLIAYMDMINQRDELLIEQIGSGIRLDDLVDQKPFYRRHPEPVAISRMFEQIMIEKHLERLQKSGRIDRQEDIYFTT, from the coding sequence ATGGGGATACGAATCACAGATACGATCGAGCTAATTGTGGGCACCAATCCGCAGTTTCCAGGTTTAAAATGCTGTAACACCTTGTATATCAATGACGACATCCAAACGTTGATCGATACGGGAGCCGGACAACAATTGCAGGAAAGAATTCAAACCGGTGAATTGGCGAATATCGATAGGATTGTCCATACCCATTTGCACCCGGATCATACGAACTATGACCACCTGTTTCCTGATGCGGAGTTATGGGTGCCGGAAGCGGAAGCTTATGTAATGGAGGACTGGGAAAACTTTTTCCGTTTTAACGATACGATCCGGTTTGGATATGAAGAGGCGAAAAAATTTGCAACGCGTTTAGGCTACCGTCCCCGCAAAGTGGATGGGACCGTGGCGGACGGCGACAAGATTTCATTTGGAAAAACGGTGCTGCAAGCGATCTATGCGCCAGGCCATTCGGTTGGCCATACCTTGTTTTGGCACGAGGAAAGCGGCATGCTGCTGGGAGCTGACATAGATCTGTCGCGGTTCGGACCCTGGTATGGCAATCCGGGGTCGGACATTGACGAGACGATTCGCTCGATCGAAAAAGTTATGGAAATCAAACCCAAAATCTATATCTCCTGTCACTTGCAAGAGGTGGTGACAGAGGGATTGAATGAACGTCTGATTGCTTACATGGATATGATCAACCAGCGTGATGAACTGCTCATCGAACAAATTGGCAGCGGTATCCGACTGGATGATTTGGTGGATCAGAAACCGTTTTACCGGCGTCATCCGGAACCGGTTGCGATCAGCCGGATGTTTGAACAGATCATGATTGAAAAACACCTGGAACGACTGCAAAAATCGGGGCGGATCGACCGGCAGGAAGATATCTACTTTACAACCTGA
- a CDS encoding long-chain fatty acid--CoA ligase, with protein MMNHQLTLRTMLERAEKIFPAKEIVSRTLSGIFRYTYADYASRTRRLSSALESLGIKKGDRVGTFAWNNHRHLEAYFAIPCMGAVLHTINIRLSSEHIAYIANHAEDKVLLIDEDLVPIIEKIKDQLKTVTAYVIMTDKPELPATSLSPVYSYEQLLAQSDDGYQYPDLDEQTPMGMCYTSATTGNPKGVVYTHRSTYMHSMTLGLADTMALSESDTVMPIVPMFHVNAWGMPFASVWFGSKQVLPGQAPTPDVLLDLIEQEKVTITAGVPTVWLGVLQLLEKGDRTRNVSSLRAVVCGGSAAPRGIIQTYEEKYGIPFLHAYGMTESSPVVTVSRLKSYQQDLPYEQKLDIRAKQGLLVPGLEARVYGQNGDVKWDGQEMGELWLRGPWIADEYYKDERSKETFVDGWYHSGDVAVIDSEGTIKLVDRTKDLVKSGGEWISSVDLENALMAHPAVFEASVIGVPHPKWDERPLAFVVLKEAYKGKVEKEEFFSYLQERFAKWWVPDDVVFIEEIPKSSVGKFLKRTLRDQYVDYLTKS; from the coding sequence ATGATGAATCATCAGTTGACGCTTCGTACGATGTTGGAACGGGCAGAGAAAATTTTCCCTGCAAAGGAAATCGTATCAAGAACGTTAAGCGGAATCTTTCGTTACACATATGCGGACTACGCCAGCCGCACCCGCCGTTTGTCCAGCGCTTTGGAATCGCTTGGGATTAAAAAAGGAGACAGAGTCGGCACATTTGCTTGGAACAATCACCGCCACCTGGAAGCCTATTTTGCTATTCCTTGTATGGGCGCCGTTTTGCATACCATCAATATCCGATTGTCCAGTGAGCATATCGCATATATTGCAAACCACGCGGAAGATAAAGTACTTCTGATCGATGAGGATTTGGTGCCGATCATTGAAAAAATCAAGGATCAATTGAAAACGGTTACCGCATACGTGATTATGACGGACAAACCGGAACTGCCCGCGACCAGCCTGTCACCCGTCTATTCTTATGAACAGTTGTTGGCACAAAGCGACGATGGTTATCAATACCCCGATCTGGATGAACAAACACCAATGGGCATGTGTTATACATCTGCCACGACCGGTAATCCGAAAGGGGTTGTCTACACCCACCGCAGTACTTACATGCACAGTATGACACTTGGCTTGGCCGATACCATGGCGCTTTCCGAATCGGATACAGTCATGCCGATTGTTCCCATGTTCCATGTCAATGCATGGGGTATGCCGTTTGCTTCCGTCTGGTTTGGCTCCAAACAGGTACTGCCCGGTCAGGCCCCCACACCTGACGTTTTGCTTGATTTGATTGAGCAGGAAAAAGTTACCATTACAGCAGGCGTCCCAACGGTTTGGCTGGGTGTTTTGCAACTGCTTGAAAAAGGGGATCGTACACGTAACGTTTCCAGCCTGCGGGCCGTTGTTTGTGGCGGTTCTGCCGCTCCGCGCGGAATTATCCAAACATATGAGGAAAAATACGGAATTCCGTTCCTGCATGCGTACGGCATGACCGAATCGAGTCCCGTCGTAACCGTGTCCCGCCTGAAAAGCTATCAGCAGGATCTTCCCTACGAGCAAAAACTGGATATTCGGGCAAAACAAGGCCTTCTGGTGCCCGGTTTGGAAGCTCGCGTGTACGGCCAAAACGGCGATGTGAAATGGGACGGCCAAGAAATGGGAGAACTGTGGCTGCGCGGCCCCTGGATTGCCGATGAGTACTATAAAGACGAGCGAAGCAAAGAAACATTTGTTGATGGTTGGTATCATTCTGGCGATGTGGCGGTCATCGATTCGGAAGGCACAATAAAATTGGTCGACCGTACAAAAGACCTGGTGAAAAGCGGCGGCGAATGGATTTCTTCCGTTGATTTGGAGAACGCTTTGATGGCTCATCCAGCTGTCTTTGAAGCAAGCGTCATCGGCGTACCGCATCCGAAATGGGATGAACGCCCGCTGGCATTTGTGGTCTTGAAAGAAGCATACAAAGGAAAAGTGGAAAAAGAGGAATTTTTCAGCTACCTGCAAGAACGGTTCGCAAAATGGTGGGTACCGGACGATGTCGTGTTCATCGAGGAAATCCCCAAATCGTCTGTCGGCAAGTTTCTGAAACGGACGCTGCGCGACCAATACGTCGACTATCTGACAAAATCCTAA